The Syntrophorhabdaceae bacterium genome contains the following window.
AATTCCAGAAAAGTTAGACGGCTTAATGAAAGCGAAAATAGAAGCGAAATAGAAGCGAGTATTTCAGCAACCAAATCCAATAAAATTAATTAGTTAGCTGGGGTGGGTGAAGGGTCTCGAACTCTTTGGCGTAGTTGAAACCCTCGCCCATGGGATTTGACTTGGAGGAGTGCTGGTGCAAGATATCGAGCCTCAATTGGTTGGGCCACCAGTCCCTATTTGTCGTGCCGCCCCCTGCAGTGTGTTCGTAAACTCTGTCTGTTTTTTTGTCATCCATGGTAATTACTCCTTTGGTTCTGCGAATTGTTGAAGAGCGCTGCTATGAACCGTACCGTTTCGCTGGCCAACTGGCTGAGGAATCAGTGAACAAGCCCATGCCAAATAAAACGGGAAGGACACAGGTCCGTTAGCCATTCTTGTCCTCGACGCACTTATCTCCGTGCGCTCGTGCCTGTGCGCGGCAGTCCCTGCAATACCCGTAATACTCGAGCCTCGTGTCCGTAACCGAGAAGCCCTTTTCCTTGCTTATCTGCTGCCGGTCGGCAACAGGAGACACTTTGTAGTCAAAGATCTTACCGCAACGCTTACAGATTAGATTGAGGTGTTCTTCAAGGTTACCTTCGTAGCGGTTCTCCATTGCATCAAACTGCAGCGTCTTGACGATACCCAGTCGGGAGAGCTCGTTAAGCGTTGCATAGGTTGTGGACAGGCTCAAACTTTTCTTTTTCTTTTTCGCCTCCTCATGCACGGAACGGGCGCCAGGATGGGAATCACGCTTTCCGGCAAACACCTCGATGATAGCGAGCCTCTGAGGCGTAACCTTGAGCCCCTCCTTCCTGAGCTTATCGACCGCCGAGTCTTTAGTATTCAAGAATGATTCCTAATGATCATCATAATGCACGTGCAGGATTTGTCAAGTGGGTTTTGAAATTGAGGGTAATGCTCGGGTCATCAATGAGAATATAATAATTTCAGGATCGGGTGTGCGGAGCTTATTTTGTGGATATGTTGAAGAAATGGGTGGAATATTAATGCCCGGGACGGGGCTTGAACCCGTACAGAGCAAAGCTCCGAGGGATTTTAAGTCCCTTGCGTCTGCCAATTCCGCCACCCAGGCATGTTAAGCTATGTCGTCTTCTTTACCGGTTCTCTCTTCTGTGCCGCGATATTCGGATCAATGTTACCCGGCCCTCCACAGTCGGGTATATAACAGCTCACGTCTCGGAACGTGCAGTCTTCTTTGCAGGAAGGACACTTATCAGGCGGGGCATCGGCCCCGAAGGTGTAGCCGCAACTCACACATTGCCATTGAGTCATATATATCACCTCCACAATTGCTGCCGGTTCTGACTCTTCTCAATTAAAGTATATAGCAGGAATTGAATGGCTTGTAAAGCACTAACGCCGCGGAGATTTAAGCTCTGCAGCGCATAGATGGTGTTGTGTATTGACAAGGGCTTTGGTTTCCACTATCTTAAGTGAATGCTTCACATCCTGTTTGTCTGCTGCGCTTACCTGATAGGCTCCGTGCCTGTGGGCGTGCTTCTTGCCCGAATCAAAGGCAAAGACCCTCGAAAGACAGGGAGCGGCAATATCGGGGCCACGAACGTCATGAGGTCGGCGGGCAAGGGGCTTGGGATCATGACGCTCTTTTGCGATGTGCTTAAAGGGTTTCTCCCCGTGTTCATAGCCATTGAGCAAGGCGACCCGCATATGTTCGTCGCCCTCGTGGGGCTTGCAGTTTTCCTGGGACACATATTTCCCGTTTTCTTGAAGTTCAAAGGAGGAAAGGGCGTTGCAACCGCTGCGGGTGTCTATCTCGCCATAGCGCCCATGACTCTGCTTATCTGTTTTGTCCTCTTCGTCGTGGTTTTTCTGACATGGCGGTATGTGTCGGTGGGATCACTCGCTGGTACGGGCGTCATGCCAATTGCGCTCTTTGCACTCAAGGCCCCTTTGGCGTATTGTCTCCTTTCTGTAGCGCTTGGCCTCTGTATTTACATAAAGCACAAAGAGAATATCAGGAGGCTTTTCGCGGGGAGAGAGAACAAAATCAGTTTCTCGAAATAGAATCGCCCGCAACCGTTCCAGTCATCCCTGTTTGTCCTTCACAAAAATAGAGACGAGCTTCTTTTTCTTTACATCAACAAGCCCTTTGTCTG
Protein-coding sequences here:
- the plsY gene encoding glycerol-3-phosphate 1-O-acyltransferase PlsY, translated to MLHILFVCCAYLIGSVPVGVLLARIKGKDPRKTGSGNIGATNVMRSAGKGLGIMTLFCDVLKGFLPVFIAIEQGDPHMFVALVGLAVFLGHIFPVFLKFKGGKGVATAAGVYLAIAPMTLLICFVLFVVVFLTWRYVSVGSLAGTGVMPIALFALKAPLAYCLLSVALGLCIYIKHKENIRRLFAGRENKISFSK
- a CDS encoding Fur family transcriptional regulator, encoding MNTKDSAVDKLRKEGLKVTPQRLAIIEVFAGKRDSHPGARSVHEEAKKKKKSLSLSTTYATLNELSRLGIVKTLQFDAMENRYEGNLEEHLNLICKRCGKIFDYKVSPVADRQQISKEKGFSVTDTRLEYYGYCRDCRAQARAHGDKCVEDKNG